One Curtobacterium sp. MCLR17_007 DNA window includes the following coding sequences:
- a CDS encoding MarR family winged helix-turn-helix transcriptional regulator, giving the protein MTEDRADSERALRQQLDRLWVRQALRSVLIEDRGGLDPTARVLVRAVERLGPVRATVVAEVTGLSRPVVSRRVASLVAAGHLGTAPDPEDGRASLLELAPAGRALLDQLDAHGDETFADVVGEFADDDLRTLAALLGRMNDRADAVLRAAVRRR; this is encoded by the coding sequence GTGACCGAGGACCGCGCCGACTCCGAGCGAGCACTCCGACAGCAGCTCGACCGGCTCTGGGTGCGCCAGGCCCTGCGGTCGGTGCTCATCGAGGACCGCGGCGGCCTCGACCCCACCGCCCGGGTGCTCGTCCGCGCCGTCGAGCGCCTCGGGCCGGTGCGTGCGACGGTCGTGGCCGAGGTGACCGGGCTGTCGCGCCCCGTGGTGAGTCGTCGCGTCGCGTCGCTCGTCGCAGCCGGCCACCTCGGCACGGCACCCGACCCGGAGGACGGTCGGGCCAGCCTGCTCGAGCTCGCCCCGGCCGGCCGTGCGCTGCTCGACCAGCTCGACGCGCACGGGGACGAGACGTTCGCCGACGTCGTGGGGGAGTTCGCCGACGACGACCTGCGCACCCTGGCCGCGCTGCTCGGCCGGATGAACGACCGCGCCGACGCGGTGCTGCGGGCGGCGGTCCGCCGGCGCTGA
- a CDS encoding carbohydrate ABC transporter permease → MSVGIANQTVTATRALTTRRTAKAPRPRGTVKGIPFTILGCLFLAIMIFPVYWMVNTSLQATSGAATATWFPWSPTFAGYEAAFAQQGQNFVTSMVIGLGTVVLTLVIATPAAYGLARFKMRGTGVFMLVLLITQMIPAIVIANALYTLFNNVGLLNSYIGLILADSAVQVPFAILLMRAFMESIPPSLVEAALVDGASDFRAFVSIVVPISRNAIVTAALFTFLGAWGDFLIALTLTSTTAVRPITLGIYNYIGSNVTDWGPVMATSVLASLPAAVLLIFAQKYIAAGALGGAVK, encoded by the coding sequence ATGAGCGTCGGCATCGCGAACCAGACCGTCACCGCCACCCGTGCGCTCACCACGAGGCGGACCGCCAAAGCCCCCCGCCCGCGCGGGACCGTCAAGGGCATCCCGTTCACGATCCTCGGGTGCCTGTTCCTGGCGATCATGATCTTCCCCGTCTACTGGATGGTGAACACGAGCCTGCAGGCCACCTCGGGCGCCGCCACCGCGACGTGGTTCCCCTGGAGCCCGACCTTCGCCGGGTACGAGGCCGCGTTCGCCCAGCAGGGGCAGAACTTCGTCACGAGCATGGTGATCGGGCTCGGCACCGTCGTGCTGACGCTCGTCATCGCGACCCCGGCCGCCTACGGACTGGCCCGGTTCAAGATGCGCGGCACCGGCGTGTTCATGCTCGTGCTGCTCATCACGCAGATGATCCCCGCGATCGTCATCGCGAACGCGCTGTACACGCTGTTCAACAACGTCGGCCTGCTCAACAGCTACATCGGCCTGATCCTCGCGGACAGCGCCGTGCAGGTGCCCTTCGCGATCCTGCTGATGCGTGCCTTCATGGAGTCGATCCCGCCGAGCCTGGTCGAAGCGGCCCTGGTCGACGGCGCCAGCGACTTCCGGGCGTTCGTGTCCATCGTCGTGCCGATCAGCCGCAACGCGATCGTCACCGCGGCGCTGTTCACCTTCCTCGGCGCCTGGGGTGATTTCCTCATCGCGCTGACCCTGACCTCGACGACCGCCGTCCGCCCGATCACGCTCGGCATCTACAACTACATCGGCTCGAACGTGACCGACTGGGGGCCAGTCATGGCGACGTCGGTCCTGGCGTCCCTGCCGGCCGCAGTCCTGCTGATCTTCGCCCAGAAGTACATCGCTGCCGGCGCACTCGGCGGCGCAGTCAAGTGA
- a CDS encoding ThuA domain-containing protein, which translates to MSDTTSTPLRITVWGENVHEQVEQHVAERYPEGMHGAIADGIRENLPDAVVRTATMQEPEHGLTDEVLSQTDVLTWWGHAAHADVDDAVVDRVHKHVLSGMGLVVLHSGHWSKIFGKLMGTTCTLRWRSEHDQELVWTVNPQHPITRGVPNPIVIPEQEMYGEYFDVPTPDELVFISGFTGGEVFRSGMTYRRGFGKIFFFSPGDQDFPVYHHKDVRRVIANATEWARPEREREIPTLRRYDLGEYFEGQHYRGPFDDAPVDEQDDHADHDGQDTHEPAGAQA; encoded by the coding sequence ATGAGCGACACCACCTCCACCCCGCTGCGCATCACCGTCTGGGGCGAGAACGTCCACGAGCAGGTCGAGCAGCACGTCGCCGAGCGCTACCCCGAGGGCATGCACGGCGCGATCGCGGACGGCATCCGCGAGAACCTGCCCGACGCCGTCGTCCGCACGGCGACGATGCAGGAACCGGAGCACGGCCTGACCGACGAGGTCCTCAGCCAGACCGACGTCCTGACCTGGTGGGGGCACGCGGCGCACGCCGACGTCGACGACGCCGTGGTCGACCGGGTGCACAAGCACGTGCTCTCCGGGATGGGCCTGGTCGTCCTGCACTCCGGCCACTGGTCGAAGATCTTCGGCAAGCTGATGGGCACGACGTGCACCCTCCGCTGGCGCAGCGAGCACGACCAGGAGCTCGTCTGGACGGTGAACCCGCAGCACCCGATCACCCGCGGCGTGCCGAACCCGATCGTGATCCCCGAGCAGGAGATGTACGGCGAGTACTTCGACGTCCCCACCCCCGACGAGCTCGTGTTCATCTCGGGCTTCACCGGCGGTGAGGTCTTCCGCAGCGGCATGACCTACCGCCGCGGCTTCGGGAAGATCTTCTTCTTCTCGCCGGGTGACCAGGACTTCCCCGTGTACCACCACAAGGACGTGCGTCGGGTGATCGCGAACGCCACCGAGTGGGCCCGTCCGGAGCGCGAGCGCGAGATCCCGACGCTCCGCCGCTACGACCTGGGCGAGTACTTCGAAGGCCAGCACTACCGCGGCCCGTTCGACGACGCGCCGGTCGACGAACAGGACGACCACGCCGACCACGACGGCCAGGACACGCACGAGCCGGCAGGGGCACAGGCATGA
- a CDS encoding Gfo/Idh/MocA family oxidoreductase, whose amino-acid sequence MTLRVVQVGAGGMGRAWLSTVAASQDVELVGIVDLDLDVARAGAELAGDPSIPVGRSLTELAAETGAQAVLDITVPVAHHPITMEALHAGLPVLGEKPAAQTVAEALSLAAAAEATGQLFMVSQSRRYNDHLVAFRQHLRDLGDLGTLSTRFAKAPHFGGFREEMDDVLLLDMAIHPFDSARYLLERDPVSVYCESYNPSWSWYRGDAAAAAVFTFEDDIRYVYDGSWCAPGAETSWNGDWRASGSAGAALWDGDHEPTSDLDGTPGSPADAPGVGAEIAGALASFVRALDAGTTPDGEVHGNVMSLAMVEAAIASTRSGTRIVIDEVLERAHASALDAERDDAARERLASWGSVRSALSATVTTAG is encoded by the coding sequence ATGACGCTCCGCGTGGTCCAGGTCGGCGCCGGCGGGATGGGCCGCGCATGGCTCAGCACCGTCGCCGCGAGCCAGGACGTCGAGCTCGTCGGCATCGTCGACCTCGACCTCGACGTGGCCCGAGCGGGTGCCGAGCTGGCGGGCGACCCGTCGATCCCGGTCGGCCGCAGCCTGACGGAGCTGGCCGCCGAGACGGGTGCACAGGCGGTGCTCGACATCACCGTGCCGGTCGCGCACCACCCGATCACGATGGAGGCCCTGCACGCCGGCCTCCCCGTCCTCGGCGAGAAGCCCGCCGCGCAGACCGTCGCCGAGGCGCTCTCGCTCGCCGCCGCCGCCGAGGCCACCGGGCAGCTGTTCATGGTGTCCCAGTCCCGCCGGTACAACGACCACCTGGTCGCGTTCCGGCAGCACCTGCGCGACCTCGGCGACCTCGGCACGCTGAGCACCCGGTTCGCCAAGGCCCCGCACTTCGGCGGCTTCCGCGAGGAGATGGACGACGTCCTGCTGCTCGACATGGCGATCCACCCGTTCGACTCCGCTCGGTACCTGCTCGAGCGGGACCCGGTGTCGGTCTACTGCGAGTCGTACAACCCCTCGTGGTCGTGGTACCGCGGGGACGCGGCGGCCGCGGCGGTCTTCACCTTCGAGGACGACATCCGGTACGTCTACGACGGCTCGTGGTGCGCTCCCGGAGCGGAGACCTCGTGGAACGGCGACTGGCGGGCCTCCGGGTCGGCTGGAGCGGCACTCTGGGACGGCGACCACGAGCCGACGAGCGACCTCGACGGCACACCGGGCTCCCCCGCTGACGCCCCGGGCGTCGGTGCCGAGATCGCGGGGGCGCTCGCGTCCTTCGTCCGTGCGCTCGACGCCGGCACCACCCCGGACGGCGAGGTCCACGGCAACGTCATGAGCCTGGCCATGGTCGAGGCCGCGATCGCATCGACCCGGTCCGGCACGCGCATCGTCATCGACGAGGTCCTCGAGCGCGCGCACGCGAGTGCCCTCGATGCCGAGCGGGACGACGCGGCGCGCGAGCGCCTTGCGAGCTGGGGCTCCGTGCGGAGCGCGCTGTCCGCGACGGTGACGACCGCCGGCTGA